A window of Massilia sp. NR 4-1 genomic DNA:
AGATCGAAACCAGCCGCAGCGCGGTGCGCGCCATCACCGGCCAGGAAGTGGCCGAGCTGCGCTACGACCTGGCGCCGGTCCAACCCTGTCCCGAACTCGACCGCCAGCTGGCCGCGGGCTGCGAGCTGATCGTGCTGAACCTGTTTGCCGCCGATGCCGAGCGCAATGTGCCGGCGGCCGCGGCGGCGGCCATGCTGCAAGGCTTGCGCGCCCAGGCGCCGCAGGCCCAGCTGGTGCTGGTCTGCACCCATGGCAGCGAGGCCGCGGCGCGCGCGGTGCTGGCGCAGGCCGGCGTGGACGGCTGCGCCGTCAACTGCGACGGCCATCTGGGCCGCCTGTTCGATCTGTGCAGCCGCGCCCATCTACTGATCAGCCCGGATACCGCGCTGATCCACCTGGCCTCGGCCTTCGACACGCCGGTGATCGGCATCTACCAGAACAACCCGGTCAAGCCGGTGCAGTGGGGGCCGCGCTCATGCCGCAGCGCCATCGTGCTGTCGGACAGCCCCGACGATATCGCCTGCTTCTCGGTGGAGGAGGTGCTGGCGCAGGCGCGCCAGCTGCGCGCGCCCGCAGCCGAGGACGCTCAGCCCATATCTTTCAGGCCGGTGATCGCATAGCCTTTCAGGCCGATCTGCTGGACCAGCTGTTCGATATGGAATTGGGGCAGGGTGGCGGCGCTGTCGTCGACTTCCAGCGCCCGGGTTTCGGGCTGCCAATCGGTATTGATTGCTTCCTGGGGGATGGGTTTGCCTTCGGGTACGGCGAGATACGAGAAGTGGCCGTTGTGTTCGTGACGGCGGTAAATGTCCAGACGCATTGCGTTTCCTCCCAGAATGGATTGATCGGCAGAACTCTGACAAAGCGGCCTCCTGGCGGAGGCGCCGCCTAAATTTTACTCCGCTCGCGCCGGCTTGGGCGCATTGCTTGCCGCTTGCAGCGCGGCGCCGAGGGCGGCGAACACTTCTTCCTGCAGCTCATGGCGCTTGCGCGCTTCCGAACGTTTCTTCGATGGAATCTCGTCCATATTGGGGGCGGGCAGGGCGATGCAGTCGAGGGCGAAGTTGCCGTCGGCGCGCGGGCGCGCCTCCATTTCCTGCCACAGGCCATCGTAATCGGCCAGCACCAGGCCCTTGCTCATGGAATGGCGTACGGCGCGGTTGGCATTGCTCACCAAGACCATTTCCTGGCAGCCGTACAGATAGCCGAGCTGGCGCACCAGGCGCACCATCAGGCTCTTCGGACGCAGGCCGTGCAGCTCGCGCGTCGCTTCGCGGTTCAGCTCCAGGCCGCGCTCGCCTTGCGGCCCCTGGATGCAGCCGATGCCCACCGCCATCTTGCCCTGCGACTGGAAGAAGCTGAAGGCCACCGAATACACCAGATCCTG
This region includes:
- a CDS encoding glycosyltransferase family 9 protein — its product is MKVLFFSHDGKLGDAVVNTAFVNGLLSHHPDCEIHATVAGVTDAFWTLDGRIAKRWPLALRSWRAIWRTGLAMRRERFDYIVTWRRMRSEKNKALLWLARPGKVIDLRGFYEDGLQHQIETSRSAVRAITGQEVAELRYDLAPVQPCPELDRQLAAGCELIVLNLFAADAERNVPAAAAAAMLQGLRAQAPQAQLVLVCTHGSEAAARAVLAQAGVDGCAVNCDGHLGRLFDLCSRAHLLISPDTALIHLASAFDTPVIGIYQNNPVKPVQWGPRSCRSAIVLSDSPDDIACFSVEEVLAQARQLRAPAAEDAQPISFRPVIA
- a CDS encoding DUF6139 family protein encodes the protein MRLDIYRRHEHNGHFSYLAVPEGKPIPQEAINTDWQPETRALEVDDSAATLPQFHIEQLVQQIGLKGYAITGLKDMG
- a CDS encoding VirK/YbjX family protein; the protein is MSSITLQTCLTGAPLNVNYVRDALKLRLRAWRNRRPTAEWLAMLNSHPALRELALVHPRLILKIYRPYLSHHFDCAQRASLLASHYGFLLEQGWGSLALQASRGAVPLVRFAGKSGAPYAIELQTVWPMEREGELVLQLRADQDLVYSVAFSFFQSQGKMAVGIGCIQGPQGERGLELNREATRELHGLRPKSLMVRLVRQLGYLYGCQEMVLVSNANRAVRHSMSKGLVLADYDGLWQEMEARPRADGNFALDCIALPAPNMDEIPSKKRSEARKRHELQEEVFAALGAALQAASNAPKPARAE